The sequence below is a genomic window from Leptolyngbya sp. NIES-3755.
ATTTGCCACGTTAATTATCGCGGTTGTGTTTGCGCCTGTGTTTGCTTTATCAGGGGTGGAAGGACGGATCTTTACCCCAATGGGGATTATCTTTTTGCTGGCAATCTTTGTTTCGACATTGGTTGCTGTGACGTTAACCCCAGCATTGTGTGCTCTGTTGCTCCTCAATCGCCGATTACCTGAAGAAGAAACTTGGGTTGCTCGTCAATCAGAACGGCTGTATCATCCTGTGCTGAATTATGCCCTGCGTCGTCCTAAGATTGTCGTTGCTGGGGCTTTTGCAGCCTTTCTTGCTTCCCTGATTGTCATGGGTGGATTAGGGCGGGTGTTTCTGCCAGAATTTCAGGAGCGATCGCTGGTGCTGGCAATGAATCTGTTTCCGGGTGTTTCGCTACAAACCACGGAACGGGTTGGTGCGGCATTAGCGACTGCCCTCGAAGGCGATACTCGATTTGAAGCGATCGCCACTCGTGCAGGGCGAGCAAGTGGAGATATTGAAGCCGCAGGGGTGAGTTTTGCAGAAGTCGATGTAGAACTCAGCAAGGAAGCTGCCAAAGAGTTAGAAGCATCGTCTGAAGCCATCCGCGAAGCCACGAGTAAATTTCCGGGGGTTGCCGTTGCCGTTGGCGGATTTATTTCTCACCGAATTGACGAAGTCTTATCAGGCGTTCGGTCTGGGATTGCTGTGAAAATTTTTGGACCGGAGCTAGACCAACTGCGATCGCTTGGGAGTCAAATTCAAGGGGTCATGGGTGAGGTTGCCGGGGTTGTAGATTTGCAGCTAGAGCCACAGGTGCCGATGAAACAAGTGCAAATTAAGATCGATCGCGATGCCGCCTCTCGATATGGTTTGACGGTTGGCAATATTTCCAACACGATCGAAGCTGCGCTCAATGGCAAGCCCGTTTCACAAATTCTCGAACAGCAGCAAGTCTTTGATCTGTTTGTCTGGCTGATTCCCGAAGCCCGCAAAGATTTAGATACGATTCGGAATTTGTTGATTGACACGACTGACAATGGCAAAATTCCGCTAGCTCAGGTTGCCAGCGTTAGCTATGGCACAGGCGCAAACACGATCAACCGGGAGAACGTGTCTCGCCGACTGATCATTGCTGCCAACTCCTCTGGTCGCGATTTAGGGTCTGTGATTAAAGACATCCGCGAAAAAGTCCAGCAAGAGGTCAAACTGCCTGCGGGTTACTTTATTGAATATGGCGGTCAGTTTGAAGCGGAGGCTCGTGCCAGTCAGACGCTAATAATTTTTGGAGCACTAGCGTTAGTGGTGATTGCCGTTCTGATGTACTTTGCTGTGAAGTCGATCGGGGCAACGCTGATGATTATGATCAACTTACCGTTGGCGCTTGTGGGCGGTGTTGCAGCATTAGCCCTCACCGGGGGAGAGTTGTCGATCGCGGCGTTAGTGGGCTTCATTACTTTATTTGGGGTGGCAGCCCGCAACGGGTTGCTGCTCGTAGATAACTACAACCAAAAACTGGCAACTGGAATGCCACTCAAAGAGGTGTTAATCGAAGGTTCTCAAGAACGATTGGTCGCAATTTTGATGACTGCGATTTCCTCAGCATTTGGGATGCTTCCCCTTGCGATTGGAGGGGGGGCTGGCAAGGAAATGTTACAGCCGCTAGCCGTGGTTGTCCTGGGGGGTATGATTTCTTCTACAGCCCTCACCCTGGTTGTGCTGCCAGCGCTCTACACGCTATTTGGTCGCTTCCTCATTCCTAAATCCAAAGACCCTGATGAAATGGAACTTTCCGATTTCGACACCAGAGAGGTCATGCCTTAATCACACTCAAGACCAGAATCGCCTAATCGATAAAGTATTAGTGGCGAAATCGTATCGTAACTACTTCTGTGCTGTCACAGAGTACAGTCTTTATACCGCTACAACAGATTACCTTCCCTAACCTACTGACCCGGAATAGATCAAATGAATCAAGTTACATTACTCTGGCTGAGTGTTCGATCGAACTATCCTGCTGTTTTAGGATGGGGGATTCTACTACTCAGTAGTGCCTCATTGCTTAATCCAGAGCGAGCGAGCGCACAGTCCGCAATCGACTCTATTGGAGCAACGACTCCGGACGTTACGATCGTCGATTCAGCACCGCAAAAATCGCCGAGTTCAGCAGAAGTCTCGCCTTCCACTGAATCCTATATTGATCGTACCGAATACAATTTAGGTGCAACTCAGCGCGAAGTTGCCCCAGTTCCGACGGTTGCCCGTCGCGCTCCCGTTGAAAATCCAGCGAATTCAAGCGATCGTACTCCGCTCCCAGAAGATACTTCTGCAAGTTCTACTTCCAATCATCCTGATTCAGCACCGCAGCAATCCCTGGCAACTGTTCAACCGAATAATCCGACTCAGCTTGCATTGAATCACTACAATCGAGTCATTTTGCCTAAAATTCAATCTGGCGATCGTGCTTCAACTTTGGTCTTTCCGCTCTCGATCCCGGCTCCAATTACATCTTTGTTTGGTTGGCGAATGCACCCGATTATGAAGACGCTCCGCTTTCACTCTGGAACGGATATTGGTGCAGAATTGGGAACTCCCGTTGTCGCGGCAATGACCGGACAGGTGACGATCGCCGACTTTGTTGGCGGATACGGCTTCTCAGTTGGACTTCAACATCAGAATGCGACTCAAGAAACCTTTTACGCCCACTTGTCTGAGATTTTCGTTAAACCAGGACAGACAGTGAAGCAAGGAGAAGTGATCGGTCGAGTCGGGCAGACTGGAACGGCAACCGGACCAAATTTACACTTTGAAATGCGGCAAATGACCGCAACAGGTTGGGAAAATGTTGACCCAGGAGTGCAACTAGAAACCGCGATGGCGCAGTTAGTTAAGACGCTGCAAACGGCTCAATCTTCGACCCGACCACAGAGCTAGAGAATACAACGATGAAAGGATGGCGGGCAATTTTAGCGCGAGTTCAACAAAGTTTTGATCCGAATGCAGAGGCAGGCACGATCGCGGATTTTCAAGCGTCCCGCCAGCGAACCGTTGCAGCTTTACGCTATTTTCTGCTTTTGCTCGTCATTCCACTGCTTGTCAATCAGGTCGCTGAAGTTGTCCTGATTCGTCCGATTGTTCAACGAACGGTATTCAGTTCATCAGAAATTGTTCTTAGCTCCTTCCAGGAAGAACGCCTCTTAAAAGAGTTTCGGACGTTTGAAAGTCGTCTGCGGTTTGAGGCATTGCTTCGAGGTTCAACAGAAGTTTCTATGCCTGCGATCGAAGAACGGCGGAGTGAAAAACTGCTGGAACTTGCTGCAAGCTCCCGACAAGAGAACGTGCAGATTTTGTCGAATATTATGGCGGATTTGCTGTCTGCGATCGTATTCATGATCTTTGTGTTGAAAACTCAACCTCAATTCGAGCTACTTAAACAGTTTCTCAGCAATTTAGTAGATGGTCTGAGCGATTCCGCAAAAGCGTTTCTAATTATTCTTGTGACGGATGTTTTTGTTGGATTTCATTCCTCTTATGGCTGGGAGGTGTTGTTAAAGAACGTTTTTGATCACTATGGACTGATTGAGAATCGAGCGTTTATTGGGCTGTTTATTGCAACATTTCCAGTGACGTTGGATACGATCGGGAAGTACTGGATTTTCCGCTATCTAAATCGAAACTCTCCATCTGCGGTTGCAACTTATCACCGAATGAACGAGTAATCAGTAGATTTGACTAAAATTTCACTCAGCTTTCATAGCGATTTGTCAAACTGAGAATTACGTTGCGATCGCGGATTTTAATATGATCACCGCCTATAATAATCCACTGGTACAGACTGAAAGCGCTGATTTAGAGTTTGCGGGTATGAAAATTCTGCTGGTTGAGGATGAATTCGATGTCGGTTCGGCAATTCAGCGTACCTTGAAGCAAGAGCAATTTATTGTGGATTGGGTGCAGAATGGCGATGAAGCATGGTATTGCCTCAAGCAGTCTCAATACACCCTGGCGATTCTCGATTGGATGCTCCCTGGATTGACCGGGTTAGAGTTGTGCAAACGACTGCGATCGCAACAGAACGCCATGCCGATTTTGATGCTGACGGCTCGCGATCGCTGGGAAGATAAAGTTCTCGGACTCGATGCCGGAGCCGATGATTATCTGATCAAACCGTTTCGGATGGAAGAACTATTAGCAAGACTCCGAGCTTTGCAGCGTCGAGCGCCTCAGTTTCAGACTCAACAGCTTCAAGTCGGCTCTCTTACATTGGAATATGGCGATCGTACTTTAAGCTGTCAACTACCAGACACACCGACCCGCAGCACTCGCTTATCTAAAAAAGAATTTCAGCTTCTAGAGTATTTCATGAAGCATCCCAAGCAAGCGATGAGCCGCGATCAAATTTTGAACTATCTCTATGAGCTTGATGCTGAACGGATTAGCAACGTGGTTGCAGCGCAGGTTCGTTTACTGCGGCGGCGTTTAGCAGAAATCGACTGTAGCGATTTGATCGAGACGATTCCGGGTGGAAGTTATCGGCTAAATCCTCGCTATGCGGAATAAACTTCTCGATCGGACTCGCTTACAGCTTGCAGGCTGTTACTCGGCAGTCATGGCATTACTATTGGGATTGTCTGGAATCGTCAGTTATCAAGTTTTAGTGCGAGCTTACCTTTACTCAGTGGATCAAGAGTTACAAGGCATTGCGAAAGCGTTTCACAAAAATCTTGAACAGTATTTAACTGAGCCTGAAAAGATCCCACAAAGGCTAGAGGGAATGTTTCCTGATTTGTGTCTTGCAAATCGCCCGTGTCCTCAGTTAAGTGGCGGTACAGATAGCTCAGAGAATGCACTTGATCGTAGAATTGCCTCGGTTTATCAAAGCAGCTATTATCTACGGTTTGTCAGCCGTTCAGATCAATTATTTGCGACAAGTGGACTACGCTCAGAAGGATTGCCAGAGACTTCTGGAAAACTAGAATGGCAAACGCTGCAAAATCAAGAAGGTGAACGGTTTCATCAGATATCACTACCGCTTCACACAATTGATCGAGAAGTTTGGGGGTATTTGCAAGTTGGACGATCGCTGCGAGAAGTCGATCGTCGTCTCGCTGCCCTTCAAAATATGCTGCTGATTGGTTTACCGATTTCAGTTGTGCTGGTAGGGCTTTCAAGCTGGTGGCTCTCTGGGTTAGCAATGCGACCCATGCAACAGTCTTATCAACAAATGCAGCAATTTACGGCGGATGCGGCGCATGAACTCCGAACACCGATTACCGCAATCTTAGCAACGATCGATTCAGTCCTGAGAATGCCAGCGATTAACGAAACCGAATCGCGAGAAGCCTTTACAACACTGGAACGTCAGGTCAGCCGATTTCTGGGAATGGTCAAAGATTTGCTGCTGCTGTCTCGTTTAGAACAACACACATTGACTTTTCAACCTCAAACACTGTGTTTAAATGATTTGATGTTTGACCTGATCGATGAATTTGCAGCCTTAGCAGAAGCATCGAATTTAGCCTTGATCGATCAAATTCAAATCCATAAACCGTTAGAAGTTGTGGCAGATGAGGATCAAATCTATCGTTTACTGTCTAACTTAGTTATCAATGCAATTCGGTATACTCCTGCGGGAAAAGTCACCCTGAAGCTATATCAAGAGCGCGATCAAGCTGTGGCTCAGGTTCAAGACACCGGAATTGGAATTGATGCGGAAGATTTGCCGCACGTATTTGATCGCTTTTACCGGGTCAATTCAGATCGATCGCGCAACAGTGGCGGGACAGGTCTAGGACTCGCGATCGCCAAAGCAATCGTAGAGGCTCATGATGGGAGCATTCAGGTTCAAAGTCAAATCGGTAGCGGCAGTACCTTCACTGTCCGCTTACCGCTTAAATCTAGCCGTTCTTTACCGCTCAAGCTTGTCTAGAAGTTCCACCGTTACAGTTGTTGAATGTATGCCAGCGTTTCTTGATAGCTTTCTTGGTTTCCTTGTTGCTGAAATAGCTTTGCAGCCGTTTGCAAATCTTGTAGCGCCGATGTCTTGTTTCCAGTTTGAGCATAGAGCAAACCCCGATTGCCATATGCTTCTGCTAAGTCTGAATCCACTCGAATGGCTGCGGTAAAATCTGCGATCGCGCCGTTGAAATCTTTGCTTTCAGTTCGTGCTTTCCCTCGGTTATAAAACGCATCCGCATAGTTCGGACGCAACTTGATCGCTTGAGTCAGATCCGCGATCGCGGACTTCAAATCTCCACGTCCTGCCTGAACTACACCACGAGTATTAAATGCTTCGGGATAGTTGGCTTGCAGTCGAATAGCTTGAGTCAGATCGGCATAGGCATTCTGCAAATCACCCATGTCCGATCGCACTTCACCGCGATTGTAGAGTGCTTTCGGGTTGTTTGGTTCTAGCTTTACAGCTTGCTCGAAATCTGCGATCGCTCGCTGAGGATTGCCAGAATCATGCAGCGCTAATCCGCGATGAAGATACGCATCGCCGTATTTTGGACTTGCTTGAATCGCTTGAGTGTAGAGTGAGATCGCGCCGGATAAGTCTCCTTGCTGAGCGCGTTGCTTACCCTGATTTACAAGATTGACGCTCTGAGCGGGCGTTGAGTTCTGCGATCGAGCCGATGCTTGACCAACTGGAGCAAGAACGCTCACACCTGCAATCAAAGCAGAGGTCAGCATAAATTGATGAATCAAACGCATAAGTTTCACAATCACAACACCAGAATTCTAGAAAGAATCAAGACGATGCGCCGCAATTTCGGAATTTACAGAGTAAAGTTTCATAAAGTTTATAAAGTTCAGCATTAATTCTGTCGTTCTTAAGGAACGTATTCCAAGGCAACTTGGATATGTTGAGTCTGTCGCTGCCTTAGTTCTGGCGATAAATAAGAAAGTTTACTCAGCGATACGTTTTTTCATCGTTCTTTCATTCGCAGAAGGCAAACTGATAAATATCATCCTAAATAGAGGACAGCACACATGAATCAGTTAATCACTGCGGCATCAATGTTAGTTGCAACATCCATTGTTTCAGTAGGTGCTGCGATTGCAAGTCCGCTCACCGTTAGCGGTCAGCCTGCGGTCTGGAGATTCGGTCAGTCCCGAACAATTCAAGCTAAACCAATAGCTCAACCTACGTTAGATACTCAAGATTCTAAGCCCCAAGCTGCGGTTGACAAAGGCGAAGTAAAATCGATCGACGAGGCTCCTGCTGCTCCTATTTCCCAATCAAACTCCTGTAGAGGTGATGCTGCCTCTGCAACGCCGCCTGTTGTGAACAACCCGCATCATCTTCGCAATGTAGTATGGCGCAATGCAAGAATGGCTTGTACTCGATAATTTTTTCAACATTGATCTGAGCTTACATCCCTGAAGTCTGACTTTAGGGATTTTGCATTTCATCTCCCGATGTTCGCTCTAAAGTTTGATCCGCCCAAGACGTGGGATCTTCTAATGGCTCTAGATGAGTAATGACATGAGTTCCGGGAAGCATTTGCGCGATCGCTAATTCAAGTTCCTCACACAACTCATGCCCATGCCGTACTGTCCAGTCTCCAGGAACTAAAACGTGAAAAGATACAAAGCGACGCGATCCCGCAACCCGCGTTAGTAGTGCGTGAAATTGAATGCCGTTCTCTTGATAAGGGATGAGCCGATCCATGATCAGTTGTTGGTCATGAGCAGGCAGTGATCGATCGAGCAATCCTGATCCGGTTTCGCGCAGCAATTGAAATCCTGCCCAAATGATGTTTGCAGCCACAATCAGCGCAATGATCGGATCGAGAACCAGCCATCCGGTTAACTTCACAACCAAGATACCGATCACGACTCCGGCTGAAGTCCAAACATCGGTGAGTAAGTGATGGGCATCGGCTCGTAGGGTAATCGATCGCAATCGTCGTCCAGCTCGCAGCAAGACGAAAGCAACACCGCCATTAATTGCAGTTGCCGCCAATGACAATGCAAGTCCCAATCCGACTTGCTCGATCGGTTGGGGATCAAACAGTCTTCCCCAAGCCGCGTTGCCTTCGGCACAGCAAAGCTGCCCGCGATACTCACCGCAGCGACCATAATCAAAGCACTTTCCAAACCGCTCGAAAAATACTCGGCTTTGGAATGTCCAAAAGCGTGTTCAGCATCCGGTGGTTTCGCAGCAAAGGAAAGCGCCCAAAAGCCAACCAGTGCGGCAATCAGATTAATGCACGATTCCAGCGCATCTGACAGCAACCCAACTGAGCCAGTGAGGAAGTAAGCCGATGCTTTTAGCGCGATCGTCACAATCGCAGCCACGATCGACAACACAATGTAGGAACGGGCAGATTTTGAACTCATGCGTGAATTTTATCGTGAGATTTGCCTGCAAAAATCAAGCTTCTGGCTCATCTAAATGCTCGACCACTTCCCGATATAAATTCACCACATGATGATCTGCCAAACGATAATAGATATTTCGTCCTTCCCGACGGTAATTCACTAGCCGCATTGCTCTCAGCGCTCTAAGCTGGTGCGACACAGCCGATTCGCCCATCTTTACGACCACTGCCAAATCACACACACAGAGTTCCTGTAAAGCCAAAGCAGACAGAATTCGGAGTCGATTCGGGTCTGCCAGCACGGTAAAGAATTCTGCCATGCGCTGTGCCTGTGAAGTAGACAATACTGCTTGTTGCACCTGACGCACATTCTCTAAATGCACTAAATGAGTTTCACAACTGGGTGCATCAATCTTTTGAGAACGTGGCTTGTTAGAAGAGTTAGACTTGCTCATATACTGGGGCACTAAGACTGGAATCACAGATTGAATCTTCAGTATACGCAAGGAATGGGAATCATTCTTATCGATGAGCAGTCGTTCAGAGTGCGAGGTTTAAGTCTGAGCTACAGAATTGCCCGAATGTCGAATCCATCGAGGAATTGATGGCTGCGCCACGCTTCGCAAGCGATTCACTATCTCGCCCGGATGCGCTGTGAGCCTGTAAAGCTTGAAACCAAGACAGCGCTTCCGCCGTCAGAATCGGGTCGCCAGATGCGAGATACTGCTGCACTCGCTCGATTTGGTGTGTACTCACGGTTTGGTGCGGCAGCACTATTTGCATTGCCATCTGAACAACAGCTTGCCAGGTTTCAGAATCAATCGAGCCAGGTAGAGTGATGAAATCGGTCTTTGTACAGCTTGCTTGCGCTGAAGAATTACCGCCATTACCAGATAATAAGCTTGGAGAAGCGTTGACCGCATTTTTAACACAAACCTGCTGCTGAGTGATGCTCGATGTTTCAGATTCAATCGTTAAGAACTGGGGATGCCAAAGATCTTTGTGACGATACAATGATCCGCCTCCAATTCGATATTCCAGCAGTTTCTTGAATCGTTCAGTTGCTCCACTCGGTAGAGAGGCATTGTTCAACAAGTCCGCGATCGCATTCCGAATCTTCGATCGTGCTGATTCTGATTGCTGTTGATTCCAATTAGGAAGCTCCTCGGTTTGACGGTCACGATCGCATTCTTTGATTTGAGCTTTGTATTTTCCATGCGCGTCTCCATAGTGAAAGTAATGACTGGCTTCAACACACCGCGCCCATTCTGCGGCTCGATGCTCAATTTCATGCTGATGGCGACACCAATCCGTGTAACCGGGAAGAGATCGTGACACTCGGATAATTTCATCGACAAGGGCAGATCCTGTTAACGGGGTTCCACCCGCAGTCACATGATGGAAAACATATGATCGCATTGCAATGCGTCCGAGTAATCGATTTGTTTGTCCGGGTCCTGTCCAACCCAGTTCGATTTCTACATTCAAATCATTGAGGTATTTATCTGCTTTGCCAGAGATACGAAAGCGATGTCTGCGAAATTGTTTTAACACTCGTTTGATTGCGTCGGAGTCGATCGTGTTGCGCGATCGTGTCATATTCCAATGCTGGATGAAAATCGTGCGATCGCTCCACACTGGTTGAAAGTCAGCGTTGAGCAAGTAGGAACCGATTTGCAGCGGCAGTCGATGAGCATTAAACAAACTAAAGCTGCCATCGTTGCGATACGGTTTGGGATTTGGGAAGAGTTCAAGTTGTCCGGGCTGAATGAGAAATCCAGCATTTTCGAGCAGAACGGAAAGCGCGATCGACAACTGCCAAGAACTTTGAGCGTCTTCAAACGGCAGATACAAATGCAGTCCGCCGCTATAGCTTGAAGTACAAGCGAGATAATCGACGAGTCCTAGTGGTTCTAAACTGCTGATGATTCGTGCGATCGCAAACGGATCTCGTTTGGGATGAAAAGCGCTACCTGCATCGATATCGAGCATTACGTATTGAGTTTTCGCTCCGAACCGCACACCGTAGAGATAAGAGCCTTGATTGATGTGACGATCTGACAGTGGGTAGCATCGCTCGGTTTGCCATTCTACAGAGCGCTGTGGAGGTGCGTGTTCCGCCCAGATGAAATCGTAGCGGTGAGGAAACAGGGCAAAGAAAGAATGCTGTTGTTCCGAAACAAACTGGAAATTAGTTAAACAATCTTGCATGGGAATCCAACACAACAAACAGAACGATGTGCTGGAAGTGTAGTACCCTAGTTCTGACAATTTGAGGGTTACAGTCTGATCAATCTAATTGATCTGATCAAGCTTGTAACGATCTTGCAATAGCTTTCTATAAAAGAACTCCAGAATTTTGATGTCACGGGAATAGGAAAAAATGTCACAGCTTTGGGAGCATCATGTCACTGCAAGAGGAGTATCATGTCCCACCCAAAGGATTAAATGTCACCGCAGGGGGAAGTAATTTAGACAGCTTTTGTAACTCTACTGCTTGCAAAGTTCAGAGAACAAGGGTTACAGCAAGGTTACAACTAAAATGTTAAAGTCACAGCTTGGGGAGGCTTGAACTGGCGAGAATTGCTTGAAACTCAATAATCATAACGGTTACATTCAGCGTCTCTACGAGGTTACAAACTTGCAAGTGGCTTAAACTGCCAAAACTATAGTTTCCTACTTGAAGTCACGACAAGGGGAAACAGTGTCATCGCTGGGGGAGCCTATAACAGCAACAAAACTTGCTGAAGCCGCCAACTGGTGATGGTTACAAGCAAGTTACTGAGTCTGTAACCCATTCAGGTTCTGAACTAGGTTACAAGCTGAAGATGGCTCTGAGTGAAGTCATGACAAGGGGGGATGATGTCATCACTGAGGGAGTCTGCTACAACGATAAAATTAGCTGAAACCGCGAGCTTACAGTGGTTACAGGCAAGTTACTGATTTCGTAACTCATTCGGGTTCTGAACTGGCTACAGATTGAGTAGACTGTGTAAAACTTCTTGATCCTTCTCGACTACGCGCCGTCGATCGCTCTCGACCAGTTTGACCCAACTAACACTTTTACCCATTTTTGCGGCTAGATCCGCCTGTGTCCAATTCAGTGACTGCCTTGCCGTTTTAATCACTTCTCCGGTCAAAGCAGCCGAGATGGTGAGATTGAGTAAGGTAGCATCGGCTGAATGCCCGATCGAATCAATTCTTGAATTCGACAGCAACTTCGTTTTTTCAATCCGTCGTGCCTCCATTTCATCGAGGCAGTCCTGAATTTCCGATGGGAGATGAAACGTCAACTTTGCTCCAAACCAATATCTTGAAAGATAATTATCGGGTAGACATTTTGAGCCAAGTAGCCGTTGATTGCGCTCTTTGGTGTCTAGGGTGGCAAGTTCGTCGGGTAAGCTCCAAACTGGGCGTAACCACAAGGGATATGTTGTCTGGTCAAAATCAATTTCGACTCTCAGGCTGTCTTTTAGCGTTAGAAGGGCATTGTCGATCGATTCCCGCAGCTTCCAGGCATAACGACGATCGTTTAAGGCTT
It includes:
- a CDS encoding hypothetical protein (similar to AA sequence:cyanobase_aa:Npun_CR029), translated to MQDCLTNFQFVSEQQHSFFALFPHRYDFIWAEHAPPQRSVEWQTERCYPLSDRHINQGSYLYGVRFGAKTQYVMLDIDAGSAFHPKRDPFAIARIISSLEPLGLVDYLACTSSYSGGLHLYLPFEDAQSSWQLSIALSVLLENAGFLIQPGQLELFPNPKPYRNDGSFSLFNAHRLPLQIGSYLLNADFQPVWSDRTIFIQHWNMTRSRNTIDSDAIKRVLKQFRRHRFRISGKADKYLNDLNVEIELGWTGPGQTNRLLGRIAMRSYVFHHVTAGGTPLTGSALVDEIIRVSRSLPGYTDWCRHQHEIEHRAAEWARCVEASHYFHYGDAHGKYKAQIKECDRDRQTEELPNWNQQQSESARSKIRNAIADLLNNASLPSGATERFKKLLEYRIGGGSLYRHKDLWHPQFLTIESETSSITQQQVCVKNAVNASPSLLSGNGGNSSAQASCTKTDFITLPGSIDSETWQAVVQMAMQIVLPHQTVSTHQIERVQQYLASGDPILTAEALSWFQALQAHSASGRDSESLAKRGAAINSSMDSTFGQFCSSDLNLAL